The Faecalibacter sp. LW9 genome has a segment encoding these proteins:
- a CDS encoding helix-turn-helix domain-containing protein, with translation MSINKNPDKQKAFKYYCMGLNCKEIAKLLDCSHRTIQNYSSAENWKKRKQQLK, from the coding sequence ATGAGTATTAATAAAAATCCCGACAAACAAAAAGCCTTTAAATATTATTGTATGGGCTTAAACTGTAAAGAAATTGCAAAATTACTCGATTGCTCACATAGAACAATACAAAACTATTCGAGTGCAGAAAACTGGAAAAAAAGAAAACAACAACTTAAATAA